A stretch of DNA from Enterococcus gilvus ATCC BAA-350:
CCACGCTCCATGACTGCTGGTCCAACGCTATTTTATAACTGGCAACGTGTGCTTGCGAATGCTTCCATCCGTGATTGCCAACTGCCCATCTGTGACCTTCCGCAAAAAATACCGGTCGTGGGAGACTACTAAAATCGTTTCTTCATAAGCGACTAAGATTGTTTCGAGTTCTTCTTTGCCGGCAATGTCTAAATGATTCGTCGGTTCATCTAAAATCAAAAAGTTGATTTTCTGTTGCAAAAGCTTCAATAGATAGATCCGCATTTGTTCGCCGCCAGAAAGGTCTTGGATTCGTTTCGTCACATCTTCCGCAAAGAAACCGAATTGCGCCAGTGTTCGGCGCGCTTTTTGTTCTTCTGGCAGCACGTCTTGCACATAGGCCAGCAGACGTTGCTTGGGGTTGGCAAAAAATAGTTTTTGGGGAAGGTAGCCGATCTTCACATTCGCACCCAATCGAATCGTGCCCTCATCCAACGAAGTTTCTCCCAATAGACAGCGGATCAACGTGGATTTGCCGCTGCCATTCGCGCCTGTCAACGCCAACCTTTCTTGCCGATAGATCATGAAGGTTGAATCTGAGAACAACAAGCGGTCGCCGACAAACTTGCCGATTTCCTCAGCCACAAGAACTTCTTTTCCTGAGCGATTGGCTTGCGTGACCTGCTGCAACCGATTCTTGCCAGATTCTGGCGGTGTGATCAACGCGTGTTTTAATTTTTCTATTCGTCTTTCGATTTCTTTCGCTTTACGGAAAAAATCTTCATTATCGCTTTCCTGACCCCATTGGCGATACCGGCGACTCATCCGCTGCAGCCGTTGGATTTCCTTTTGTTGCAGGTCAAAATTCTTTTGCAGCAACACGATTCTTTCGCGTTTGAGTTGTGCATAGTTGCTATAATTTCCCGGATAGCTGACGGCTTGCTCCCCTTCAATCTCCACAATACGCGTCACGACCGTATCCAGAAATACCCGATCGTGGGAGATCACCAGATACGCCTGTTTGCTGTGGCTTAAATATTTTTCTAACCAATGAATGCCGTCAATGTCCAGATGATTGGTCGGCTCATCCAGAAGCAAAACGTCTGCTGGTTCTGTCAATACTCTGGCTAATTCAACGCGGACACGCTGCCCTCCGCTCAATGAGGAAAGGGATGCCTCAAATTTTCCCTCAATGCCTAAGCCCTTCATCGTAGCAGCGATCCGATCCTCTAATGTATATCCGCCGGCTTCTTCATAGCGCTCTTGCAACTGCCCATATTTTTGCAGCAGCACCTCGAAATTTGCCTGCGGATCGGTCATGGCTTCCTCGATTTTTCGCAAGCGTTGGCGTAAAGCGGCAACTTTTTCAAAGCTGTTGAACAAGTAGTCTTTTACACTCGTCTCGCTGTAGGCCAATGTTTGAGGAACATACCCGATCGACACTCCTTTTCGCCGCGCGACAGTTCCAGCTTCGATCCCTTCTTCGCCTGTCAATATGCGCAGCAGCGTGCTCTTGCCACAGCCATTCATTCCTACTAAGCCTATTTTATCGCCTGGATAAATCGCGAGCGTCAACCCTTCAAAAACAGGGCTCGTACTAAATTTTTTTGTGATCATGTTTGCTTGAATCAACATCGTGTTTCTCTCCCTTAGTCGAGACCACGGGAAAAATAAAAAAACATGTTTGGATATTCCAAACATGACCCTGTTATCATTTAAACGTCTAAAAATTCAGGATTTTACCACATGGTCATGTATTTTCTTTTATTGTCAGTGTTTTTGAGCATACTTCTCCCTTGACCACTGATTTAAAAGCAATTGCATGACAAAAGCTGATATGAAAACGTAAGCGATCTTCATTCAACGTTATTTTTGACACACAGACCATTGATAAATTCCCTCCTCTCGTGTGTTTCGTCCACTAAAGAATACCATACCTGAAACCGGCAGCAAAGAATTCTTTTCTGACCAACAAAAAATGAGCAAGCTTCAACCAATTCCGTCGAAACCCACTCATTTTAAATGTTCTAGGCTAAGTCCCTCAGCCGTAGAAGGCATTCACGCTCATTTGACAGCAAAACGCTTCATCTGCGGCAATTTGATAAACCATGCGACCAGTAAACAGGAAACGATCTTGTCGACGATATTTCCCATGACCGCGCCCCAATAGGTCGCACTGATCATTTCTTTGCCAGACGCCCTGAGCGCCATAATGACCACGTCCGTGCCTGAGCCGGTAAAGCCGCCGAACAAGGCCAATCGGATCGGTGCACCGATCATCGGGCAAATAACGGCCAGCAATATCCCTGCGATCAACGCTTCCTTATAGCCAAATCCCTTTTTCGCCAATAACGCTACGACGATAGCGACCGCAACATTCACTAAAGCGAAGGGGATCGCCATCGGCCCGCTAAACAGTCCCATCAGCAAATTCGTCGTTACTCCGGTCAAAATCCCGTAGCCCATCCCAAAATTCGCCGCAATATAAATCGTTCCCATTGTATCTAAAAATAATAGCGGAATCTTCATCATGGAGACAGCTTCACCCAACACAACATTCAATCCGACCGCAATGGCACACATGGCGATCACTTTTGCCTTACTATTCATTTCTTCACTCCTCTTTCTAAAAATACCTGCAACGAGTCATTAAATTCTCGTTGTTCCTCTTCTTCGTACCACGTGGGCACTTCTAAATAATTGTTCGCAATCTGTCTTTTTTGACATTCTTTAAAAAATTCTTCCATTAATACGCCGCGTTGTCCGCTGATGGCGCAATTTGGGCTTTCGTTGATCCCGATCACCCCTAGATATTCATAGCCTTCTGCTTGATAGGCTTGAATCTGCTGGATGCACGGGGCCAGCAGCTCCTGACACGTCTGGCGAAAGTCCGGCAGCTCGTGGTATTCCTCGTAGGTCATCGGTGGACGGTCGCCGCCTAAGACGATAAATTCTGGACACGGCAATTGAATGAGCGCGATGCCGCGACGCAAGAGTTCGATCGCGAAGGGAAAGGCGCCCCGTGCCCGTTCCCACCCATGGATCACGGCATTTTGGTTCAAAACACAATGCGACACGGCGACCAATTGTTTTTGTGGTTGACTCATGTTTACTCCTTTATACTAACCCAATACACTATCCGAAGATTTCCTGCAAGCATTCTTGGATCATCGGGAATTCTTCGACGGCGATGGTTCGCATATCTAAGAAATTGCAGTTGTCCTTGATGCGGCTGATGATCGGGGTGACAGCAAATCTTAATCTCTCTTGCAGCTCGTCTGGGGAGAATTTCTCACAGCTCAAGACCACTGCATACGTCGGCAATAAGTGTTCTGGATACGAACCGCCGCCGATCGTGCTGCTGTCTTTTTCGATTTTTATACTCAATTCAGTGATTGGTTGCAGCATCGCCGCAAGCTCTGCGGCTTTTCCTAAGCAGTCTTCTTCACTTAAGCTGATCATTTGCAGCGTTGGAACTGTTTTTAAGGCTTCTTTTTCATCTAAATATAGCGCCAAAGTGGCTTCTAGTGCAGCCAGCGTCATCTTGTCGATTCGCAAAGCGCGCAGCAGTTGGTTTTTCTTCATCTTTTCGATGTATTCTTTTTTCCCAACGATGATCCCTGCCTGCGGTCCGCCCAACAGCTTGTCACCGCTGAAGGTCACGATGTCGCAGCCTTGATCCAGCACTTCTTTTACCGTCGGTTCATAAGGCAAGCCGAATGGCCGCATATCCATCAACAGCCCGCTGCCTAAATCATTGATCAGCGGCAAGTCGTTGGCATGAGCAAGCGTTGCTAAATCCGTCAGCTTCGGCGTTTCCGTAAATCCGACGATTCGATAATTGCTCGTGTGGACTTTCAAGACGGCACCGGTCTCTTCTGTCAGCGCGTGTTCATAGTCACGCAAATGGGTCTTGTTGGTGGTGCCGACTTCCACGATCGTTCCGCCGCTGGAGGTCACTACGTCAGGGATTCGGAAGGCCCCGCCGATCTCTACTAATTCGCCCCGTGAGACCAACACTTCCTTATCCTGCGTCAATGTACTCAGAACCAGCAGGACAGCCGCTGCATTGTTGTTCACGACCAAGACATCTTCTGCGCCTGTGAGCTTCTTCACGATAGAGACCAAATGGCTGTAGCGCGAGCCCCGCTTGCCGCTCGCAAGATCCAGCTCCAGATTTGAATAATTAAAACTGGTCGCCAGCAGTTGTTCTTGGATCGCTTTACTCAAGGAAGAACGTCCTAGATTTGTATGGATCACGGTTCCTGTCCCGTTGATCACCCGCCGCAATGAAAATTGTTTTTCCTCTAGCTGCTTGTGGATCATCGCCAGTACCTCTTCTCGGTCAATCACGGTTTTCCGTGTGCCCTCCACCACGGATTCCCGCAGACGGGCAACGACTTCTTGGGTCGCCTCCTTCGCTTTCCCATGAGGATAGACGGGATCGATCTGCTTCAGTAAGACATCCACTGAAGGCAGACTGGCTAAAATAGTTTGAATTTCTTTTGACATAGGTCACCTGCTTTCCTAGCGTAACGCCAAATTTTGAATCGCTTCTAAGACGGTGTCGATCTCAGACTGCGTCGTAAAGTGAGACAGCGACAAGCGAACGGTTCCGCGATCCGCCGTTCCCAACGCGTCATGCATCAAGGGCGCACAGTGATACCCCGGTCGTGTCGCGATGCGGTACTCTTCCCATAAAATATCACTCACCAATGCTGATTCTGCATCCTTGATGTTGATGGAAAAGACAGCCACTCGCGGATCGGATAAGGCTCCATACACCGTCACACCCTCGATATTCTGTAATCCTTTGGAAAAATAATCCCCTAACGCTCCGTCGCTCTCGTTGATTTGGAGCCACTCGACACTCGCCGCCAGTCCTGCCAAACCGGGAATATTCAACGTGCCAGCCTCCAGCAACGTCGGTAATTCCTTCGGCTGAACCTTTGAAAAGGACTGCATCCCGTCACCACCTGTGAGAACAGGTTCCAGCGGAAGATTTTTCAACAGGCAAACCCCGCCAGTCCCTTGTGGCCCGTACAAGGATTTGTGCCCTGTGAAGCACACTGCCGCGACTTTTCCGTCAGTCAGATCAATGGGAACGACCCCCGCTGTTTGTGACGCATCGAGAATCAGATAGAGGCCTCGTTCTTCGCAAAAAGCCTTGACCCATTCGAGATCCAGCAGGTTGCCTGTGACATTACTGGCCTGATTGCAGACCACCGCCTTCGTTTCAGGGCGGACCTTTGCAACAAACTCGTCGTAACGTAGACGTCCGGTCACGGCTTCGCTGGAGACCACATCAAAACGTGCGCCCTGTGCCTCCAACTGGTACAGCGGACGCAAGACCGAATTGTGCTCCCAAGAAGTCGTGAGTACATGATCGCCTGGTTGGATCAAGCCCTTTAGGACTTCATTCAGAGCCACCGTCGCATTATTGGTAAAGGCGACCTCATACCGCTGATCGGCGTGAAACAGCGCTTTGATTTGATTGCGTGCCTTCTCTGCCACACGGTACCCTGTTAAGGAATACCCATGGGCACCGCGTGAAGGATTCCCATAGTCACCTGTAAGGGTCGCTGTCATCGCCTCTGCTACAACAGACGGCTTTTGCGCCGTCGTGGCCGCATTGTCCAAATAAATACCCATTCCTCTGCCCTCCTTTCTTTCTTCGTTCTCTGACTCGTGTCCTAGCCTAATACGCGGTAATTTTCCACTCGTTTGGTGATCCCTTGTTTATCCATATACTCTAGGATCAGCATCGAGGCTTTCCGGCTAGAATCCGTCAAATCGCGAAAATCTCCCAGCGTCATTTGTCCATGAGCCGTGATCGTGTCTTGGATCACCTTCACCGCTTGGTCAAATACCGTGCCTAATAGCACATATTCATGAGTCAAAAAGACGACCGTGTCTCCGTTCAACGCCTCCAAGACTTCCTCCGCATTTTTGTCTAAGCTAAACAAGTCTCCTTTTTTCACCGGGGTGAAGCCATTTTTCGCAAGCGTTTGTTCGATTTTTTCTTTCGCCGCCTGCTGGTAGCTGTTAAAGACAACATCGAAGGTCTGCAAAGCAAGTCGGTCGTTTGCTTCTTTGACAAGGTCTGCTTTTAATAAAGCAATCAAGGTAGAGATTTCCTTCTCAGCAAGAACCCCTCGCATCCGCGAACGGAATTCTTCGATCGGCATCCCAAACCGCAGCCGGTATTGCTTATGATACGACGACAAAATCTTCGTTGCCTGCTCTGCAAGCTTTTGATAACTCGCTTGTGCCAGATAGCCGACCTTCGTCTCCATCACCCGACCGTCTGCGACCATTTCTGCTAAGATAGGCTGAATTTCTTCTTTTTCGGCGCCTAAATATTCTTGCAGCTCTTTTTCCTTTGTAAATGGCTGCTTTTTATTGACCATAAAATCAGCGATCAATTCATCCAAGCTGCCGTCTTCTTTGGCCTTCAGGCTTTCAAGAATCTCTACTTTGAAGCGGCGGTGTTTATGAGGCGCCGCATCGAGAACCTCCCCGCCAGCGATGGTATGCATCGGCGAATACGACCGCAGAATGAACCGATCGCGCTCTTTGACAGCTACCTGCTCTTCCAAGCGGAGCTGTAAGAAGCCGTCTTCCCCCGGCCCGATCCAATCAACCCCTAACGGAACGGTCCGCGCCATCACCTCACGGGTACCGACTAACAATCGAACCCGGTCCCAAAGACCGATGCCGGTTTCCACTTCTGGCAAACAGGTGACTTTGACATCTAGCATCCACGTGTCTTCCAATTTCTCTGATACCGACAAAACATCCCCCCGTTGAATCTCGTCGGTGGCGATGTTGGCTAAATTTAAGGCCGTCCGCTGCCCGGCTTGTGCACTTTTTACATCCGTCTCATGGACTTGGATGTTTCGTATCCGCGTCTTTTTTTGACTTGGATAAAGATACAGGTCGTCCCCCGCATTCACCGATCCATCCAGTAAGGTACCGGTCACGACTGTCCCGAATCCTTTGACACTGAACACGCGGTCTACGTTCAGCCGTGCGGACCCGCTGCCTGAACGCTCCTGAACCTCTTCCGAATGAGCCTGGATCGTTGCCAACAGCTCCTTGATTCCCGTTCCGGTCACCGCATCGGTCTCGATCAGCTCCGCGTCAGCTAAAGGCGTATCTGCCAACTGGTCGCGAATATCCTCGACCACCAGCTCCTTTAATTCGGGATCGACCGTATCCACTTTGGTCAAAACCAACAAGAACTCACGAATGCCCAACAAGGTCAAAATATCGATGTGTTCTTTTGTTTGCGGCATGATCCCTTCTGCCGCATCGATCACCAATAAAACCAGATTGATGCCCGGCAAGCCAGCCACCATGTTCTTGATGAATTTCTCGTGCCCAGGCACATCCACGATCCCGACGCGTTTGTTATTCGGCAGGTCCAAATAAGCAAAGCCTAAATTGATCGACATCCCGCGTTTCTTTTCCTCACTGGTGGTGTCCGTCTCAATGCCGGTCAGGGCTTTGATCAGGGTCGTCTTGCCATGATCGATATGCCCTGCCGTTCCAATCACTATATTTGCCATTCCGTCATCCTTTCTGAATCAATTCATAGTCCGTCTTCAAGCCCTCTTGAGACGCATGATAAAAGCCCTCCGAAACGATCTCCGCTTCTGTCAGCAAAAGGGTCAGGGACGCCTCTTCAGCCAGCGGATATTTCAAAGAAAAGCCGCAACTGGCATGAATCTTTTCCGGTGTGGGAATGATTCGAACAGCGAGTTGGGCTTTCTTCGCGATTTCCTCAGCTTTCATGGCCTCACGGGTCGAATAAAACAACGCAACTCCGTATGTTTGCATAAAAACTGCTCCTTCATGATCAACTAGTCATTCTTCCTTCGAAAAATGCTCTTTCGTTTCAACTTGTACGTTTTTACTATTTGGTAATGCGTTTGTTTGGCTTATGGTTTCACGATTTTTGGTGCTTGACGCATCATTTCTACGATTCGGTACATATTTGTGACCTCACCGACAGCCGCGGTCAACTCATAGAAGTTCAGGCACGCGCCGCAAGCGTAGATCTCCACACCCTGCTCCGCTAACCCCCGAATATCCTCTAGCGAATCAGACCCTTCAACGACGGATTGCACGCCGCCATTATAGAAGATGACTTTTTCAGGCAGTACATCTTGTTCCGTCAAGGAATAAATGAAGCCCTTCAACAGGTTTTTCCCTAATTCATCGGAACCACGCCCCATGACATTAGTGTCCACCACGACGATGTAATCGTCAACGGTTGCGATCGCCTCAGCGACCTGCGGCTCCTCGTCATCGATCAGGTCCGCGTTTCCTTTTGAAATGACCACTTTGTAGTGATTCGGCGCATCCTGATCCATCTGATAAATATAGCCAAGCTGCTCCGCCATTTTTCTTAAGTTTTGTGTCGCGATCTCATTGTCCACTAAGGTTTCCACGACATCGTGTTCTCTCAACGCTTTCTTTGTTTCAATCACCGGTAACGGACACGCTTTTCCTAATGCATCGATTTTGAACATTTGGTTCACTCCGTTCTTTTTTATCGTTATTATCTGCTGCAAGCAGAGATTAATAAACAATCAATTCCTTGTCTTGTTTTTCAATGATCGTACCAAAATCCTGTGCGGGAATCCCGGCTGCTTGTAATTCCGCCACTAGCGCTGCCGCTTCATCGGCTGGTACGCTGACCAGCAATCCACCAGAGGTTTGCGGATCAAAGAGCAATTCCTCGATCCCAAAATCATTCAATTGGAAATCGATCTTGTCTTCCATATAATTCCGATTGCGTTGGCCGCCAGCCGTCAAGATAAATTCCTTCGCCCCTTGGTAAGCTTCCTCAAAATATGGCAGACGTGCCGAATCGATCTCTGCACTGTACTGACCATTCACCATTTCATGGAGATGCCCCGCCAATCCAAAGCCGGTGACATCCGTACAGCTATTGATCTCGCAGTTGCGGATGATCGCCATCGCATATTTATTCAAGGTCTCCATGCTCGTGGTCGCTTTCACAAATGCCTCTTCACTGATTTCCTCTGCGCTGTAGCCCACCGTAATGATGCTCACGCCCAAAGGCTTCGTTAAAATCAAATGATCGCCTAGCTGACACGTATTGTTCTGGTAGATCTTCGTTGGATCGATCGTTCCTGTGACAGAAAGACCATATTTAACAGACGAATCATGGATCGAGTGCCCGCCGGCTAAGATCGCCCCTGCTTCTTGCACCTTCTCCGCACCGCCCCGCAAAATTTCTTTTAGAATCCCTAAATCCTTTTCTTCTGGAAAAGCGACGATATTTAATGCTGAAAGCACCTCGCCTCCCATCGCATACACATCGCTCAGCGCATTGGCCGCCGCGATCTTTCCGAAAAGGTACGGGTCAGTGACCATCGTTGGGAAAAAATCTAATGTCTGGATAATCGCCAGATCTTCTCGTAATTTAATAACAGCAGCATCGTCAGTTGAATCAAATCCCACCAGTAGTTTTTCACTAGTCGCTTTCGGCAAATCTGCCAAGAGCTCCCCTAGATTTCCTGGTCCAATTTTTGCATTACAGCCGCCGCAGACGATTAATTGTTGGACTGTTTCCATCCTCTTCACCATCCTTCACGTGTTCTATTATAACAGTTTGTTTTTTGTTTCTCTATGTAAATTTTCGTCTCTCTTTGTTAAGAATAAGATACGCCT
This window harbors:
- the abc-f gene encoding ribosomal protection-like ABC-F family protein, whose amino-acid sequence is MLIQANMITKKFSTSPVFEGLTLAIYPGDKIGLVGMNGCGKSTLLRILTGEEGIEAGTVARRKGVSIGYVPQTLAYSETSVKDYLFNSFEKVAALRQRLRKIEEAMTDPQANFEVLLQKYGQLQERYEEAGGYTLEDRIAATMKGLGIEGKFEASLSSLSGGQRVRVELARVLTEPADVLLLDEPTNHLDIDGIHWLEKYLSHSKQAYLVISHDRVFLDTVVTRIVEIEGEQAVSYPGNYSNYAQLKRERIVLLQKNFDLQQKEIQRLQRMSRRYRQWGQESDNEDFFRKAKEIERRIEKLKHALITPPESGKNRLQQVTQANRSGKEVLVAEEIGKFVGDRLLFSDSTFMIYRQERLALTGANGSGKSTLIRCLLGETSLDEGTIRLGANVKIGYLPQKLFFANPKQRLLAYVQDVLPEEQKARRTLAQFGFFAEDVTKRIQDLSGGEQMRIYLLKLLQQKINFLILDEPTNHLDIAGKEELETILVAYEETILVVSHDRYFLRKVTDGQLAITDGSIRKHTLPVIK
- a CDS encoding CD3073 family putative ECF transporter S component, which codes for MNSKAKVIAMCAIAVGLNVVLGEAVSMMKIPLLFLDTMGTIYIAANFGMGYGILTGVTTNLLMGLFSGPMAIPFALVNVAVAIVVALLAKKGFGYKEALIAGILLAVICPMIGAPIRLALFGGFTGSGTDVVIMALRASGKEMISATYWGAVMGNIVDKIVSCLLVAWFIKLPQMKRFAVK
- a CDS encoding CD3072 family TudS-related putative desulfidase is translated as MSQPQKQLVAVSHCVLNQNAVIHGWERARGAFPFAIELLRRGIALIQLPCPEFIVLGGDRPPMTYEEYHELPDFRQTCQELLAPCIQQIQAYQAEGYEYLGVIGINESPNCAISGQRGVLMEEFFKECQKRQIANNYLEVPTWYEEEEQREFNDSLQVFLERGVKK
- the selA gene encoding L-seryl-tRNA(Sec) selenium transferase, which encodes MSKEIQTILASLPSVDVLLKQIDPVYPHGKAKEATQEVVARLRESVVEGTRKTVIDREEVLAMIHKQLEEKQFSLRRVINGTGTVIHTNLGRSSLSKAIQEQLLATSFNYSNLELDLASGKRGSRYSHLVSIVKKLTGAEDVLVVNNNAAAVLLVLSTLTQDKEVLVSRGELVEIGGAFRIPDVVTSSGGTIVEVGTTNKTHLRDYEHALTEETGAVLKVHTSNYRIVGFTETPKLTDLATLAHANDLPLINDLGSGLLMDMRPFGLPYEPTVKEVLDQGCDIVTFSGDKLLGGPQAGIIVGKKEYIEKMKKNQLLRALRIDKMTLAALEATLALYLDEKEALKTVPTLQMISLSEEDCLGKAAELAAMLQPITELSIKIEKDSSTIGGGSYPEHLLPTYAVVLSCEKFSPDELQERLRFAVTPIISRIKDNCNFLDMRTIAVEEFPMIQECLQEIFG
- a CDS encoding aminotransferase class V-fold PLP-dependent enzyme, with product MGIYLDNAATTAQKPSVVAEAMTATLTGDYGNPSRGAHGYSLTGYRVAEKARNQIKALFHADQRYEVAFTNNATVALNEVLKGLIQPGDHVLTTSWEHNSVLRPLYQLEAQGARFDVVSSEAVTGRLRYDEFVAKVRPETKAVVCNQASNVTGNLLDLEWVKAFCEERGLYLILDASQTAGVVPIDLTDGKVAAVCFTGHKSLYGPQGTGGVCLLKNLPLEPVLTGGDGMQSFSKVQPKELPTLLEAGTLNIPGLAGLAASVEWLQINESDGALGDYFSKGLQNIEGVTVYGALSDPRVAVFSINIKDAESALVSDILWEEYRIATRPGYHCAPLMHDALGTADRGTVRLSLSHFTTQSEIDTVLEAIQNLALR
- the selB gene encoding selenocysteine-specific translation elongation factor, with the translated sequence MANIVIGTAGHIDHGKTTLIKALTGIETDTTSEEKKRGMSINLGFAYLDLPNNKRVGIVDVPGHEKFIKNMVAGLPGINLVLLVIDAAEGIMPQTKEHIDILTLLGIREFLLVLTKVDTVDPELKELVVEDIRDQLADTPLADAELIETDAVTGTGIKELLATIQAHSEEVQERSGSGSARLNVDRVFSVKGFGTVVTGTLLDGSVNAGDDLYLYPSQKKTRIRNIQVHETDVKSAQAGQRTALNLANIATDEIQRGDVLSVSEKLEDTWMLDVKVTCLPEVETGIGLWDRVRLLVGTREVMARTVPLGVDWIGPGEDGFLQLRLEEQVAVKERDRFILRSYSPMHTIAGGEVLDAAPHKHRRFKVEILESLKAKEDGSLDELIADFMVNKKQPFTKEKELQEYLGAEKEEIQPILAEMVADGRVMETKVGYLAQASYQKLAEQATKILSSYHKQYRLRFGMPIEEFRSRMRGVLAEKEISTLIALLKADLVKEANDRLALQTFDVVFNSYQQAAKEKIEQTLAKNGFTPVKKGDLFSLDKNAEEVLEALNGDTVVFLTHEYVLLGTVFDQAVKVIQDTITAHGQMTLGDFRDLTDSSRKASMLILEYMDKQGITKRVENYRVLG
- a CDS encoding DUF3343 domain-containing protein, encoding MQTYGVALFYSTREAMKAEEIAKKAQLAVRIIPTPEKIHASCGFSLKYPLAEEASLTLLLTEAEIVSEGFYHASQEGLKTDYELIQKG
- the yedF gene encoding sulfurtransferase-like selenium metabolism protein YedF; translation: MFKIDALGKACPLPVIETKKALREHDVVETLVDNEIATQNLRKMAEQLGYIYQMDQDAPNHYKVVISKGNADLIDDEEPQVAEAIATVDDYIVVVDTNVMGRGSDELGKNLLKGFIYSLTEQDVLPEKVIFYNGGVQSVVEGSDSLEDIRGLAEQGVEIYACGACLNFYELTAAVGEVTNMYRIVEMMRQAPKIVKP
- the selD gene encoding selenide, water dikinase SelD, whose product is METVQQLIVCGGCNAKIGPGNLGELLADLPKATSEKLLVGFDSTDDAAVIKLREDLAIIQTLDFFPTMVTDPYLFGKIAAANALSDVYAMGGEVLSALNIVAFPEEKDLGILKEILRGGAEKVQEAGAILAGGHSIHDSSVKYGLSVTGTIDPTKIYQNNTCQLGDHLILTKPLGVSIITVGYSAEEISEEAFVKATTSMETLNKYAMAIIRNCEINSCTDVTGFGLAGHLHEMVNGQYSAEIDSARLPYFEEAYQGAKEFILTAGGQRNRNYMEDKIDFQLNDFGIEELLFDPQTSGGLLVSVPADEAAALVAELQAAGIPAQDFGTIIEKQDKELIVY